Within Eremothecium cymbalariae DBVPG#7215 chromosome 3, complete sequence, the genomic segment tgctgccgctgccgctACCGATGCcgctgccgctgctgctacCGCTGCCTgttgatgctgctgctgctgctgcagaTCAGCAGAAAGTAACGCAATGTTATTATTGCCATTGCTGTTACTGTGGCTGTGACTATGTGTACGACCCCAGGATAGCCTAATTGCGCTGTTGCCGACGATAAAACCTTGCATTCCTTGGATAGCAGCTTCCGCATCTAGCCTATGTTCAAACTTGACAAATCCGCAGCCCTTACCTGGAGGAACTTTGACACTCAAAATGTTGCCGAACGGCATAAATAGAGACTGCAATTGACTTTCAGTAATCTGGTTATTTAGACCTCCAATGAAAACGGTAGTGTTGGAGGGGTCCGTATAACCAGGAACAGGCCGAGTAACCATTGGGAGTGTATTGGTGCCTGTTATGGAGTTGGCTGTGCTCATCAAGAGTGATTGTTGGTTAGAAGTTTGTGCCAAGGTTGTGGGCAACTGCTGAGACTGCTGCAGTGAAGATATCGTTTGAGTAGCCtcctgttgctgctgttgctgctgctgctgctgctgttgctggaATTGATTTGTAGGAGAAGTCTGAATTAACGGTTGAGGCTGAGATAAGGTCTGTAAAGACATAGGATGCTCTTGCCCAGCAAGCAATGCCGGTTGTTGCTGGGTCTGGGGCTGCTGGtgctgttgttgctttTGTTGcttttgttgctgtggCTGGAGTTGCTTTTGTTGCTGCAGTTCTTGTTCCTGTAGCTGGGGTTGTACATCTAGCTGACCTGGAACGGGTATCTGTTGCTGTTGAAGTATATTGTTCCTTGGCGTCGCATAAGCAACACGCAATTGTCTGCCCTGGCACCATATTCCATTCATCTCAACCAATGCACGACGACGCTCTTGCTCATCTGCAAACCGCACAAAACCAAAGCACCTTGAAGCACCTGTAATGGGATCAGTCATAACCCGCACTGTCTTGACAGATTTGAACTTGGTTTGAAATAACGACAATAGATGTGCCTCTGTGGCTGTCGGCGACAAATCACCAACAAACAATGAGAACTCAGGCGTCGTTGGTATGTCTGATTGCAACGTGGCACCAGACGCCCAATTCAACCGAAAGTTCCGTTTAGCTGTAGGATTGGTTGGATTGTGTGTGGTAGAACTGATCAGATTTGGCAGCGGCGTAGAATTGAGTTGCAAACCAGCTTGCGCCTCCTGCAAACTAGGAAACTGAACAAAACAGTAACCTGCATGATGCAGCTGTGTAGTATTGGGGTCAATAAATGATACCCCATTGATCTGAATCCTCTCATCTTCCACATGTTGCGATGATGCCAAAGTACTACTAGTACTACAGGGAATCAGTAGATTTTTCTTGGCCCTAATTAACTTCACCTGCACCTGATGCCCAAGCGTCATCCATATCTGTTGAATGGTTGTTTCATCGAATGATGGGTCTAAGTCACCCATCCACAGAGTCCTGGGTGGCTCATCCGACGTCTGAATAGTGGTCGATGGGGGTTGAGGGATTTGAGATTCTGCCATTTGTCCTTGTGTCAGTGAGCCCCGAGTAGTctattaaaataataataacaataataaaaagctCAGGCAGACAACTTCTATATTTGTGTATGTCTGCAGTGTCTATAATGCGCTAAAAGGTGAACTGAAGACTGCAACACACAGAGTTGaccaaaaaccaaaaaaagctAGTAAAGTAAAATAGCAAaactgatgatgatggtgatgataaTGACGACCACGATAACAATGGCAATAACACCaaatatctatctatctatctctttttttttattttattaattaCCAATTGATGATTCTTACCAAAAATTTAGACCAAAACGGCACTCCTTCTCTGTAGTAGGTTATGTATGGTATGACGGACGGACAAGAATCCCACGtataatacaaaaaatggtGGCGGAGTCGTATGTTTCAAACCTCCTATCGTTCCTTTCAGAActttaaattattattatagCACAACCAAAAACGTAGCAGCTAACCAATTGTTCGACCAATTAATTATTAGTCctgtttcttcttgctTGTTTGACCCAGACAGAGACCAACTCACTCCCTTCCTAAAAATTCCAAAGtcaattaaatcaaaaagaTCAACCAATCCTAGAATAAAATGCAACAAGCTGTTATTATGCTTCacaatatatcttttttaatcAGTCACTTACCAAACCCAAAAAGGTCAAACTTTAACACTATTAACCAAATTGAGAACAGCGTGATAATAGCActtataataataataataataataatagtaggATTTAAAATCAAGCAAAATCACAGTAACACTCAATCAAAGAGGAGGGAACAGATagacaaaagaaaaacaaaaatactAATTAAAAAACGTCTGCTCTGTTTTTCGTATTCTCCTTTTGTCAAGATTAGCAGCTcaaatggaaaaaaaaaagtGTCCGCTTTAATTGTTAGTCTGCAAAATCTCTTTAGGATGGAGATGGATGAGAGAGAGATAAATAAAGTAAACTCCCTCCTTAAAGTAATTCTATAATGCAAAAAcctttctatatttattatattataataagGACAAACAAAGAGGTTTTTTGTCAGAAGGGAATTAATAATCTACCTGCGTGGATAGATGGATTTGGGGGCAGAGACGAAGAAGGTCCCAAATGCTATAATTCCACTggtaaaaaataaaaaaaaaccTAACCTGGGTTAATCAATCAAACTTGGAAAAATCCGgatttgttttattattataccTTCGGCTGCGTATACTGCACTGTGTGTAGTGTGATTATGGTTTGTTTTGCTGTGCTGTATACGTCTGTCGGCCGTCACTTCGCTTGCTTAAGCTACTAAAAATGCCTTCGAATAGGAAgtataaataataatatattgtataaaGCCGTAGAGAGGGAATAACGCAGGAAAGTTCTGGTTCGACGATAAATGCAGACTCGCTTTATATTAACTCATAGGAGACAGCTGCTTGCTCGTAATATATTCTGAACAAGGAAGAATGTGTCAGCGGTGAGCGACTGGCGAGAGCAAGACGATGTGTGTTATAGATGAACGCAGACACACAATggcaataataattattaGATAAGGTACAGTCAAGAAAGTAGTTTCTACCTGGTTAGGATGTGATTGATCAAGGGAGGCCGGcagtttcttttttccCGTATCAGCTCTACTATAAGTTGAGGAGTTTGGTTGCTATGCCATAATATtttggtatatataattcGTTGTTCGACGTTGCTCTTTATTCGTCCTCGACCCCTTTCCTTGTTCTATTCCGTGTGCCTGTCTGACATACTACACAGAAATTTTATTCCCTTGAAGACATAACAGATCAGGAGGCTCGTCGTTATCCGAAAGTAGGGGAGTTGGAGGGGTTTACTGTATATGTAATTTCTAAGCTTTTCCAATTTGGTGGGAGACCACTTTTTCGTGGGtgtagtagtagtggtagGAACGGCGTTTTGATAAACGTCACCCAACAAAGCTGCTTGTGACCAGTTAGGTGTGAGTCAGTGGCGGTAAGCATTGCGGTTTATATAAACAATCTGCTGCTCGAGGCAGAGCGCCTGGTTCGCACGTAGACGGGAGCTCAAGAAGCATAGCAGTGCGGTGGTGAGGGGCGGAGTGCTTATGTAAGCTCTGATGCGATATTTCGCCACGatggtcacgtgatgtgATCtctattttaaaaaaagtCCATGCAGCATCTGCGCAGCTGCAACTACAGTTCCAAGAGCAAGTACAGTGATAGAGAGGGTTAGGTTTGGCTGTTTCTGTAGATTAAGTGGGTTGTATATGGAACGAGAGCTAAAACTTTTGTATAGGCAGAGAGGCAGTGCCTTGCGACGGGTGGATCAGACGGTGGTGATTAGGGATAATGCTACAGAGGATGACAATGCATCTGCGGATGCAGACATGGACTTGGGCGAGGATGTGAATGCAGGGGTGGGTTTAGATGTGGATGAACACTATATGGATGTGGAGCAGAATGCTGATGAAGCCAGCAGCGCTGGCACTGCTGGCTTCGTCAACGTTGCAGCCGCAGCAACAAATGACAACAACATTGCTGATGAGAGGATTATATCTGAAAATCCAGAAAACTTTGTGAATGCTTCTTACTCGTTTGATGGGTTGCCTGTAACAAAGTTATCGACTTCCATCACGTCAATGGCAGCAATTGAAGTCATACAATCGATTGTGGAtgatatattcaagaaaGTGCTGGTCCCACAGTCGAAGCAACGTTTCCACGAATCGCGGTCCAGAAAAGATAGATTATCGTACAAGATGGATTTGAAACTTTTCGAGCAGTTCTTGTCCTTGGTGAAGTCTGATTTAAAAGATATCCAGGATATAcacttttcaaacaatgaGATGTGCTATCAGATGAAACAGATCCTTAAAGTGAAGCAAGATCTGACCGAAGAAATCGTCAAAATACGTGATGAACTGGCCGAGTATGATGTAGTTCAGTCCGAGGACGCAAAGAAGGTGGAAGAACTGGAATCGTTAATCGAACTcaacaacaaattgaaatctttgaaagatatCGAAACTGATTTATCGTGATATATGCATACGTATCCGATATTTCGCTTGCGTGTTTTGAATACACAGACATTTACATTGAGTTAGCATaatgtattatatatttttaggTTTCGTGTGCTATTATTAAGGCATGGATCGGGATGCCACCTTCTGTCTTCCTCCCTCTTCCAACAAATCTGCGTTTATACAGCACTGTGTAACACAAACGGCCAGCACCACTCCAGACATACAGCGCATAACTGTAACTAACGGCCAACTAGAAGCATATTCTAGTAAAAAAAACGGAACTGTCTGACTGGCCGATAACTATACAAAGGACAGAAGGAATGATGGTTTGCACTATCTCTATATTTAACCCTCCTTGAGAATCCACACTTTTTGGTGTGCTGTTctatatagatatatatatctgtttTGTCATTGTATCAAATGTATGCGTTCTTCCCTAGTTTCAAAGGCCCTGCTCCCTCAATCATTCTCAGCGATCAACTCCATAACCAACCTATATAGatagaaaaagaacatGACCAAATAAAACCctagttttaaaaatgacTCCCTCTTATGCTTCCCCAACGTCCGGAAGATCTCCGTCGCATCAAGCAACTGTAGCTTATTATAAATCTTCCTCccattgaagaaaagaacAGGAACATTCAATAAAAACACGAACCAATACCcattcaaaagaaacaataaCGAATTAAAAGCATGCAACCCCGCCTCAGGCGTGATCAAATTATTCACCTTTGAACATAGCTCAATGGGATTGATATAATCCGCCTCCAGGTCTGCATACATAATAGTAAAGTGAACTTGCATGAACGTGTTTATCGT encodes:
- the NGR1 gene encoding Ngr1p (similar to Ashbya gossypii AAR151W), with translation MAESQIPQPPSTTIQTSDEPPRTLWMGDLDPSFDETTIQQIWMTLGHQVQVKLIRAKKNLLIPCSTSSTLASSQHVEDERIQINGVSFIDPNTTQLHHAGYCFVQFPSLQEAQAGLQLNSTPLPNLISSTTHNPTNPTAKRNFRLNWASGATLQSDIPTTPEFSLFVGDLSPTATEAHLLSLFQTKFKSVKTVRVMTDPITGASRCFGFVRFADEQERRRALVEMNGIWCQGRQLRVAYATPRNNILQQQQIPVPGQLDVQPQLQEQELQQQKQLQPQQQKQQKQQQHQQPQTQQQPALLAGQEHPMSLQTLSQPQPLIQTSPTNQFQQQQQQQQQQQQQEATQTISSLQQSQQLPTTLAQTSNQQSLLMSTANSITGTNTLPMVTRPVPGYTDPSNTTVFIGGLNNQITESQLQSLFMPFGNILSVKVPPGKGCGFVKFEHRLDAEAAIQGMQGFIVGNSAIRLSWGRTHSHSHSNSNGNNNIALLSADLQQQQQHQQAAVAAAAAASVAAAAAAVVQPRSQPQQQYMTWDPPAFNQISQPSSSSGFSMNLNTTAPLVPSASSTGMFHPSTTAAQQAAVHPSLLP
- the AME1 gene encoding Ame1p (similar to Ashbya gossypii AAR150C), coding for MERELKLLYRQRGSALRRVDQTVVIRDNATEDDNASADADMDLGEDVNAGVGLDVDEHYMDVEQNADEASSAGTAGFVNVAAAATNDNNIADERIISENPENFVNASYSFDGLPVTKLSTSITSMAAIEVIQSIVDDIFKKVLVPQSKQRFHESRSRKDRLSYKMDLKLFEQFLSLVKSDLKDIQDIHFSNNEMCYQMKQILKVKQDLTEEIVKIRDELAEYDVVQSEDAKKVEELESLIELNNKLKSLKDIETDLS
- a CDS encoding cornichon family protein (similar to Ashbya gossypii AAR149W); protein product: MGAWLFTFAFVINTINTFMQVHFTIMYADLEADYINPIELCSKVNNLITPEAGLHAFNSLLFLLNGYWFVFLLNVPVLFFNGRKIYNKLQLLDATEIFRTLGKHKRESFLKLGFYLVMFFFYLYRLVMELIAEND